One segment of Deltaproteobacteria bacterium DNA contains the following:
- a CDS encoding FAD/NAD(P)-binding protein: MANSINPFLPKIGTVLKVVQETPNIKSFQVVLNDQERMKSFRFEPGQAAQLSIFGVGEATFVINSPPTRMEYLQFSVMQAGEVTERIHQLKEGNPIGVRGPLGNWFPYEDMKGKDIYFIGGGIGMAPLRTLLLFMLDNRKDYGEITLLYGARSPQDLCYKEEVKEWEARDDMELILTVDREFPEWDKRVGLVPNVLKELAPSPQNKVAITCGPPIMIRFTLQALAELGFKDDQVITTLERRMKCGIGLCGRCNIGTKYVCIDGPVFSLAQLKELPPEL, encoded by the coding sequence ATGGCTAACTCCATAAACCCGTTTCTCCCCAAGATAGGCACGGTGCTGAAGGTGGTACAGGAAACACCCAACATCAAGTCCTTTCAGGTAGTCCTGAACGACCAGGAGCGCATGAAGTCCTTCCGCTTTGAACCAGGTCAGGCGGCGCAACTGTCGATATTCGGCGTGGGGGAGGCCACCTTTGTGATCAACTCCCCGCCCACTCGGATGGAATACCTCCAGTTCAGTGTCATGCAGGCGGGTGAGGTCACCGAACGGATCCACCAGCTCAAGGAAGGAAATCCCATCGGAGTAAGAGGACCCCTAGGTAATTGGTTTCCCTACGAGGATATGAAGGGTAAAGACATCTACTTTATTGGTGGGGGTATCGGTATGGCCCCCCTGCGGACACTTCTGCTCTTTATGCTCGATAACCGCAAGGACTACGGGGAGATCACCCTCTTATACGGTGCCCGCTCTCCTCAGGATCTCTGTTACAAAGAGGAGGTAAAGGAGTGGGAGGCCCGCGATGACATGGAACTCATCCTCACCGTGGACCGGGAATTCCCAGAATGGGACAAAAGGGTGGGATTGGTCCCCAACGTGCTCAAAGAGTTGGCTCCCTCCCCCCAGAATAAGGTTGCCATCACCTGCGGTCCACCTATAATGATCCGTTTCACCTTACAGGCCCTTGCTGAGCTTGGATTCAAAGACGATCAGGTCATAACTACCTTAGAGCGGAGGATGAAGTGCGGGATTGGACTCTGCGGACGCTGTAATATCGGCACCAAGTACGTCTGCATTGATGGCCCGGTCTTCTCCCTCGCCCAGCTCAAGGAACTCCCCCCAGAACTTTAG